Proteins encoded within one genomic window of Chthonomonas sp.:
- a CDS encoding NADH-quinone oxidoreductase subunit M — translation MPTTGLGILSLMTFLPLVGMLLLFFVPESNKRAIQYTALGTSVATFLVSLVVLSKYIGHSFKFQMVENIPWMPNLGVSYSLGVDGISIWLVLLTTFLSVISVWFSFYVDKRVKSYMAFILLLETTMLGVFLALDLVLFYVFFEASLIPMFFLINIWGGERRTYAAIKFFLFTFLGSIFMLVGIVAMSQIYKSAMGEQSFSLLAIQGAIATGDFWRGTAPTVQMLLFWSFAIAFLVKCPMVPFHTWLPDAHTEAPTAGSVILAGTLLKMGTYGFLRFCLPLFPDVIRNQVVIIMILAVIGIIYGALVAAVQPDVKKLVAYSSVSHMGFVMLGIFSLTHTGMLGGAMQQLNHGISTGALFLLIGLIYERRHTRLFKDFGGLKAQMPIYAAIFLIVMLSSVGLPGTNGFIGEFMAMLGGFQAAFAGSFGLNIGYSVIAGAGVILAAVYLLVMFMRMFYGPNENPENRRLRDLKPWEIAMCGAFVLFIFWGGLHPNTFLKPMEASIGATRMMALNPEGKRPSWENPSHEIDAKGNLVRVAPGTSEAPVQGEIIAAGDQQPVFKPEAEQTEQASEEGVVAART, via the coding sequence ATGCCGACCACGGGTCTTGGGATCTTGTCGCTCATGACGTTCCTGCCGCTGGTGGGGATGCTGCTCTTGTTCTTCGTTCCCGAATCGAACAAGCGCGCGATACAGTACACCGCGCTGGGGACCTCGGTCGCCACGTTCCTGGTTTCGCTCGTCGTTCTGAGCAAGTACATCGGCCACTCATTCAAGTTCCAGATGGTGGAGAACATCCCCTGGATGCCAAATCTGGGCGTTTCCTACTCGCTTGGCGTGGACGGTATCAGCATCTGGCTTGTGCTGCTCACCACGTTCCTGAGCGTCATCTCCGTTTGGTTCAGCTTCTACGTGGACAAGCGGGTGAAGTCGTACATGGCGTTCATCCTGCTGCTGGAGACGACGATGCTCGGGGTTTTCCTTGCGCTGGACCTGGTCCTCTTCTACGTGTTCTTCGAAGCCTCGCTGATCCCGATGTTCTTCCTGATCAACATCTGGGGTGGCGAACGCAGGACTTACGCCGCAATCAAATTCTTCCTGTTCACTTTCTTGGGTTCGATCTTCATGCTCGTGGGCATCGTCGCCATGAGCCAGATCTACAAGAGCGCCATGGGCGAGCAGAGCTTCAGCTTGCTGGCCATCCAGGGCGCGATCGCGACCGGAGACTTTTGGCGCGGCACCGCGCCGACCGTGCAGATGCTGCTCTTCTGGAGCTTCGCGATCGCATTCTTGGTGAAGTGCCCCATGGTTCCGTTCCATACGTGGTTGCCCGATGCCCACACGGAAGCGCCGACCGCAGGATCCGTGATCCTGGCGGGCACTTTGCTGAAAATGGGCACGTACGGATTCCTGCGGTTCTGCCTGCCGCTCTTCCCCGATGTAATTCGCAACCAGGTTGTGATCATCATGATCCTGGCGGTTATCGGCATCATCTACGGAGCGCTGGTGGCTGCTGTCCAACCGGACGTGAAGAAGCTCGTCGCCTACTCGTCAGTGTCGCACATGGGTTTTGTGATGCTCGGCATCTTTTCCCTGACTCACACGGGAATGCTGGGCGGAGCGATGCAGCAGCTGAATCACGGTATCTCTACGGGTGCACTGTTCTTGCTCATCGGACTCATCTATGAGCGACGCCACACCCGTTTGTTCAAGGACTTCGGCGGGCTGAAGGCGCAGATGCCCATCTATGCCGCCATCTTCCTAATCGTCATGCTCAGCAGCGTCGGCTTGCCCGGGACAAACGGATTCATCGGAGAATTCATGGCGATGCTGGGCGGATTCCAGGCAGCGTTTGCGGGCAGTTTTGGACTTAACATCGGCTACAGCGTGATCGCAGGAGCGGGCGTGATCTTGGCAGCGGTGTACTTGCTGGTCATGTTCATGCGGATGTTCTACGGACCGAACGAGAACCCCGAGAACCGAAGGCTGCGAGACCTGAAGCCGTGGGAAATCGCGATGTGCGGAGCGTTTGTCCTGTTCATTTTCTGGGGTGGACTCCATCCGAACACCTTCCTGAAGCCCATGGAGGCAAGCATCGGTGCGACCCGCATGATGGCGCTGAATCCGGAAGGGAAGCGTCCGAGTTGGGAGAATCCCAGCCACGAGATCGACGCCAAGGGCAACCTTGTCCGCGTCGCTCCGGGAACTTCGGAGGCACCCGTCCAAGGTGAGATCATCGCCGCGGGTGACCAGCAACCGGTTTTCAAACCCGAAGCCGAGCAGACTGAGCAAGCGAGTGAAGAAGGAGTGGTGGCCGCGCGCACATGA
- a CDS encoding NADH-quinone oxidoreductase subunit N, whose amino-acid sequence MFDVALPTIDWLVLSPVIAVLVAGVLGLMIETLRPKQNNNVIVGVSLVGLGVAAVLLGQQLQLFPTETFARMVVRDQLATLLQLALVGVGFIALLFSEGYLREKRIAFGEFYPLVLWSTAGAMIMVSTNSLLMIFIGLEILSISLYVLAGLSRGEEKSEESALKYFLLGAFASGFLLYGTAFVYGATGGVHLSGIAQAWALNEPMTRNLLSFGMGLLLVGLCFKSAFVPFHQWTPDVYQGAPTNVTAFMAAGSKIAAIGVLYRLLDACLLMKDLWLPALFWIAVLTMTVGNVLAVVQKDVKRLLGYSSIANAGYILAAIVAHAHMPATIGFSTVAFFLFNYALMTLGAFAIISLAAKDGKEGTRLADMNGLWKRAPFIAVVLIILVASLIGIPPTGGFFAKLFIFQDLMTAGLTGLAITLAVNSAISAYYYLGIIYHALVADEGTIKTPGAKPNLGLTAACALCAFGVLAMAIFNSPIMNILEQQGH is encoded by the coding sequence ATGTTTGACGTAGCTCTGCCCACCATCGACTGGCTTGTACTCTCCCCCGTGATCGCGGTGTTGGTTGCTGGCGTACTCGGCCTCATGATCGAGACCCTGCGCCCGAAGCAAAACAATAACGTGATCGTGGGTGTTTCGCTCGTGGGGCTGGGTGTTGCTGCCGTGCTGCTGGGCCAGCAGTTGCAGCTCTTCCCGACCGAAACGTTTGCCCGGATGGTCGTGCGCGATCAGCTTGCAACGCTTCTGCAACTTGCGCTCGTGGGCGTGGGATTCATCGCGCTTCTCTTCAGCGAAGGGTATCTGCGGGAGAAGCGAATCGCCTTTGGCGAGTTCTATCCGCTTGTGCTGTGGTCCACGGCCGGTGCGATGATCATGGTGAGCACCAACTCGCTGCTGATGATCTTCATTGGGCTCGAGATCCTGTCGATTTCGCTCTACGTGCTCGCGGGACTCAGCCGGGGCGAAGAGAAGTCCGAAGAATCAGCGCTCAAGTACTTCCTGCTCGGCGCGTTTGCGAGCGGATTCTTGCTGTACGGAACGGCATTCGTTTACGGAGCGACGGGTGGCGTCCATCTGAGCGGGATCGCCCAGGCTTGGGCCTTGAACGAACCGATGACGCGTAACCTGCTGTCCTTCGGCATGGGATTGCTACTGGTGGGGCTTTGTTTCAAGAGCGCTTTTGTGCCGTTCCACCAGTGGACGCCGGACGTCTACCAGGGCGCACCGACGAATGTGACTGCGTTCATGGCTGCAGGTTCTAAGATCGCGGCGATTGGGGTTCTCTACCGCTTGCTCGACGCCTGCCTGCTGATGAAGGATCTGTGGCTACCAGCCCTCTTTTGGATCGCCGTCCTGACCATGACAGTGGGTAACGTCCTCGCCGTCGTGCAGAAGGACGTCAAGCGACTGCTCGGGTACTCCAGCATCGCAAACGCAGGGTACATCCTCGCGGCGATTGTCGCCCATGCCCACATGCCCGCAACCATCGGGTTCAGCACCGTCGCCTTTTTCCTCTTTAACTACGCGCTGATGACGCTCGGTGCCTTCGCGATCATTTCGCTCGCCGCCAAAGATGGGAAAGAGGGGACGCGCTTGGCGGACATGAACGGGCTTTGGAAACGTGCGCCGTTCATTGCAGTTGTGCTGATCATCTTGGTTGCGTCGCTCATCGGTATCCCGCCGACGGGCGGCTTCTTCGCCAAACTCTTCATCTTCCAGGATCTGATGACGGCGGGGCTCACGGGGCTGGCAATCACGCTCGCCGTGAACTCCGCGATCAGTGCCTACTACTATTTGGGAATCATCTATCACGCGCTCGTCGCCGACGAGGGGACGATCAAGACTCCGGGCGCAAAGCCCAATCTCGGTCTGACCGCCGCCTGTGCCCTGTGCGCGTTTGGAGTCTTAGCTATGGCTATCTTTAACAGTCCGATCATGAACATTCTGGAGCAGCAAGGGCATTGA
- the aroF gene encoding 3-deoxy-7-phosphoheptulonate synthase yields MIIVMQVDASPEQVSAVVRAIEEQGIEPLVLPGEGRVAIGIPASLTPDLREKLETILSGLPGINKVSTTSRPYKLASLEFHRSRTIVRVKDVEIGGDSFVVMGGPCSIESPEQFMEAAKCVKNAGATILRGGAFKPRSSPYSFQGLAVEGLKIMKEVAEAVGIVTITEVMSGDLVETVAQYTDILQIGARSMQNFPLLIEAGRSKKPVFLKRGPSATVDEFLLAAEYVLNQGNPDVILCERGMMPIDRSYTRNTLDLNVVPVLKEVSHLPVIVDPSHGTGVARYVAPMAKAAMVAGADGLMIEMHPNPKEALSDGSQALTPDQFAALMTELQRLAPLAGRRM; encoded by the coding sequence ATGATCATCGTCATGCAGGTCGATGCGTCGCCGGAACAAGTCAGCGCTGTTGTCCGTGCGATTGAAGAGCAGGGGATAGAGCCCCTGGTGCTGCCCGGCGAGGGCCGTGTTGCAATTGGTATCCCCGCGTCGCTGACACCTGACCTGCGCGAAAAACTCGAGACGATCCTGAGCGGCCTGCCAGGGATCAACAAAGTAAGCACGACCAGCCGCCCGTACAAGCTGGCGTCACTGGAGTTTCACCGCTCGCGGACCATCGTCAGAGTCAAAGATGTGGAGATCGGTGGCGACTCGTTCGTGGTTATGGGTGGACCGTGCAGCATCGAGTCGCCGGAACAATTCATGGAGGCCGCCAAGTGCGTCAAAAACGCGGGCGCGACCATCCTGCGCGGCGGCGCGTTTAAGCCCCGGAGCTCGCCCTATTCCTTCCAGGGCTTGGCCGTCGAGGGGCTCAAGATCATGAAGGAGGTCGCAGAGGCGGTCGGGATCGTGACGATCACCGAGGTCATGAGCGGCGACTTGGTAGAGACAGTTGCGCAGTACACCGACATCCTCCAGATCGGGGCACGGAGTATGCAAAACTTCCCGCTGCTCATCGAGGCAGGACGCAGCAAGAAACCGGTCTTCTTGAAGCGTGGCCCGAGCGCAACGGTGGACGAGTTCCTACTCGCTGCGGAGTACGTCTTGAACCAGGGTAATCCCGATGTCATCCTCTGTGAACGGGGGATGATGCCGATCGATCGCAGCTACACCCGAAACACGCTCGATCTAAACGTCGTGCCGGTGCTGAAGGAAGTCTCGCACTTGCCGGTCATCGTCGATCCCTCCCATGGCACTGGAGTCGCGCGGTACGTGGCACCGATGGCCAAGGCGGCGATGGTTGCCGGGGCGGACGGCCTCATGATCGAGATGCACCCGAATCCCAAGGAAGCGCTGAGCGACGGCTCGCAGGCGCTCACGCCGGATCAGTTCGCCGCACTGATGACCGAGCTGCAACGTCTTGCCCCGTTGGCCGGTCGCCGAATGTGA
- the nuoL gene encoding NADH-quinone oxidoreductase subunit L, which produces MIWFVLGLPLLGFLIQCLLGKRLVGVIGKRGVGALAVLPIAIAFVLGVIITMGLAAQPEGSRAIVTELFSWIQIQSLNIPFELRIDPLSMTMVLVITGIGALIHLYATGYMAEEQDYPRFFAYLNLFIACMLVLVLGNNLALLFIGWEGVGLCSYLLIGFWYKDFANARAANKAFIVNRIGDWGLTLGLFIIVAMIAGSYQSLGDVNGRYFSYDVILSPAVLKIFEANPMWTSAAAMLLFVGAMGKSAQFPLYLWLPDAMAGPTPVSALIHAATMVTSGVVLLNRMHPFFALSPMASAIVTVIGAFTALFAALVAFGQTDIKKVLAYSTVSQLGFMFVACGVGAYWVGMFHVITHAFFKALLFLGSGAVIHAMSHEQDMRRYGNLFKYIKITAVTMIIGWFAIAGVPGLAGFWSKEAILGAAFGNHVAVIDGFNYGAMAGWVCLAVAVLTAAYMTRMSMLTFFGGTEQWRTVAPSHAHDHADHAHDEHHGEHAHHGEDVHNFFYTDAELAALHEEHGHHPELDKEHTPHEVPISMWVPLAVLAVLSLAGGWVLHNGHMLQHWLYPDGPMYLASEQVSGHPHGWVGDYLMFMGIGAGVVGILYGWLVYRKGLPAKEREESRWHWFRRWAGAQFNYDKAMVDASVDGGGAIAEFCWKTVDVKGVDGAVNGVGWLVGAISNLVRKIQTGYVRSYAAMMMLGVVGLLASIVYMVMAQNGGGR; this is translated from the coding sequence ATGATTTGGTTTGTGCTCGGGTTGCCGCTTCTCGGCTTCCTCATTCAGTGCCTTTTGGGCAAGCGACTTGTGGGTGTGATAGGCAAGCGGGGCGTGGGTGCTCTCGCAGTCCTGCCCATCGCCATCGCTTTCGTGCTCGGAGTGATCATCACGATGGGTCTGGCGGCCCAACCCGAGGGCAGCCGCGCGATTGTGACCGAACTGTTTAGTTGGATTCAGATTCAGAGCCTGAACATCCCGTTTGAGCTCCGAATCGACCCGCTCTCAATGACGATGGTCCTGGTCATCACGGGCATCGGCGCGTTGATCCATTTGTATGCGACCGGCTACATGGCCGAAGAGCAGGATTACCCGCGGTTCTTCGCCTATCTAAACCTATTCATCGCCTGCATGCTCGTCTTGGTCTTGGGCAATAACCTGGCGCTGTTGTTCATCGGCTGGGAAGGCGTCGGGCTCTGCTCGTACCTGCTTATCGGCTTTTGGTACAAGGACTTCGCCAACGCTCGGGCCGCGAACAAGGCGTTCATTGTCAACCGCATCGGCGACTGGGGCTTGACGCTTGGCCTCTTCATCATCGTCGCGATGATCGCAGGTAGTTACCAAAGCTTGGGTGACGTCAACGGTCGGTACTTCAGCTACGATGTCATCCTCTCGCCCGCGGTTCTGAAGATTTTCGAGGCGAACCCCATGTGGACGAGCGCCGCCGCGATGTTGCTCTTCGTCGGCGCGATGGGCAAGTCCGCTCAGTTCCCGCTGTACCTGTGGCTGCCGGATGCAATGGCTGGTCCGACTCCGGTTTCCGCCCTCATCCACGCCGCAACCATGGTCACCTCGGGCGTGGTGTTGCTCAACCGCATGCACCCGTTCTTTGCGCTCTCGCCCATGGCGAGCGCGATTGTCACCGTGATCGGTGCATTCACTGCGCTCTTCGCGGCGCTGGTGGCGTTTGGACAAACCGACATCAAGAAGGTTCTCGCCTACTCAACCGTCTCGCAACTCGGCTTCATGTTCGTCGCGTGCGGTGTCGGCGCATACTGGGTCGGCATGTTCCATGTCATCACCCACGCGTTCTTCAAGGCGCTGTTGTTCCTGGGTTCGGGCGCGGTGATCCACGCGATGTCGCACGAGCAAGACATGCGCCGTTACGGCAACCTCTTTAAGTACATCAAGATCACCGCGGTCACGATGATCATCGGCTGGTTTGCGATCGCGGGTGTCCCGGGTCTCGCTGGGTTTTGGAGCAAAGAGGCGATCTTGGGTGCAGCGTTTGGTAACCACGTGGCCGTGATCGATGGCTTCAACTACGGTGCGATGGCGGGTTGGGTCTGCCTGGCAGTTGCGGTGCTCACAGCGGCGTACATGACGCGCATGTCGATGCTGACCTTCTTCGGTGGCACCGAGCAGTGGCGTACAGTTGCCCCGAGCCACGCGCATGATCACGCGGATCACGCTCACGACGAGCACCATGGTGAGCACGCGCACCACGGCGAGGACGTCCACAACTTCTTCTACACTGATGCCGAATTGGCCGCTCTGCACGAGGAGCATGGTCACCACCCTGAACTTGACAAGGAGCACACGCCGCACGAAGTGCCGATCTCGATGTGGGTTCCTTTGGCCGTGCTCGCGGTGCTGTCGCTGGCAGGCGGTTGGGTCCTTCACAACGGCCATATGTTGCAGCACTGGCTGTATCCCGATGGGCCAATGTACTTGGCGAGCGAACAAGTCTCCGGACACCCGCACGGATGGGTTGGGGACTACCTCATGTTCATGGGAATTGGGGCCGGCGTCGTCGGCATTTTGTACGGCTGGCTTGTCTACCGCAAGGGCCTGCCTGCCAAGGAGCGTGAGGAATCTCGCTGGCACTGGTTCCGACGCTGGGCAGGCGCGCAGTTTAACTATGACAAGGCGATGGTGGACGCTTCCGTGGACGGTGGAGGGGCCATTGCCGAGTTCTGCTGGAAGACGGTCGACGTGAAGGGTGTGGACGGCGCGGTCAACGGAGTCGGATGGCTCGTTGGGGCGATCTCGAATCTGGTGCGAAAGATCCAGACCGGTTACGTTCGATCGTACGCGGCGATGATGATGCTTGGGGTGGTCGGTTTGCTTGCTTCAATCGTGTATATGGTGATGGCGCAGAACGGAGGAGGACGGTAA
- a CDS encoding sugar phosphate isomerase/epimerase has protein sequence MNVGISMWSYVHAWKADRIDLPGFIHEAKKLGADGVELLDFFYKEREADRARALKALDETGLKCGVFSVAQNFAKPDPLDRKAELGKIRLGIEEAVRFGAGVVRVFAGDVPAETLITFEDAREWIVEGLAEASRIAGDAGIKLALENHGKLAGRGEQVRDIILDVRSRAGNDALGANPDTGNFLLVGQPSHEAIREVVQYANMVHFKDFAPAPTSYDGFAYQALDGSKFIGTVIGEGSVDLAACVAELRTVGFSGWLNLEYEAEEDPFTGVPKSLENTRRFVSA, from the coding sequence TTGAACGTCGGCATCAGCATGTGGAGCTACGTTCACGCCTGGAAGGCCGATCGAATCGACCTCCCGGGATTCATCCATGAAGCGAAGAAGCTCGGTGCGGACGGCGTCGAACTCTTGGACTTCTTCTACAAGGAGCGAGAGGCAGACCGTGCACGCGCGCTCAAGGCCCTGGATGAGACTGGTCTGAAGTGCGGCGTCTTCTCAGTCGCCCAGAACTTCGCGAAACCCGATCCTCTAGACCGCAAGGCAGAACTCGGCAAGATCCGGCTTGGCATCGAAGAGGCCGTACGGTTTGGCGCGGGAGTGGTGCGGGTCTTTGCGGGTGACGTGCCCGCCGAGACGTTGATCACGTTTGAAGATGCGCGCGAATGGATCGTGGAAGGTCTGGCGGAAGCGTCGCGAATCGCGGGAGACGCGGGCATCAAACTCGCGCTGGAAAACCACGGCAAGCTTGCCGGTCGAGGTGAGCAAGTGCGCGACATCATTCTCGATGTTCGGAGCAGGGCTGGCAATGATGCACTCGGAGCGAACCCGGACACGGGTAACTTCTTGCTCGTCGGGCAGCCGAGTCACGAGGCGATCCGGGAAGTCGTGCAGTACGCAAACATGGTCCACTTCAAGGATTTTGCGCCCGCTCCGACCAGCTATGACGGGTTCGCCTACCAAGCCTTGGATGGCAGCAAGTTCATCGGCACGGTGATCGGAGAAGGCAGCGTGGATCTCGCTGCGTGCGTGGCGGAACTACGCACAGTCGGGTTCAGCGGATGGCTCAACCTCGAGTACGAGGCCGAGGAGGATCCCTTCACAGGCGTCCCCAAATCACTCGAGAACACGCGCCGATTCGTGTCCGCCTGA
- a CDS encoding NADH-quinone oxidoreductase subunit J codes for MNVPIPPEPNQLVFLGMAGLAAMMAVGVVVVKSPVRAAICLVINFFVLALIYFGLSAQLLGITQILVYTGAIMVLFLFVIMLLNLAGAGDMKEKLDVKPALAGLMGLGLLGLIGSQVVLPLNTITTVRANDAFGTPQAIGKTLWTTYAYPIELISILLLVGIVGSIVLAKRRV; via the coding sequence ATGAACGTGCCGATACCGCCTGAACCCAACCAACTCGTCTTTTTGGGGATGGCAGGCTTGGCGGCGATGATGGCCGTCGGCGTCGTTGTCGTGAAGAGCCCGGTGCGTGCCGCTATCTGCCTGGTGATCAACTTCTTCGTCCTGGCGCTCATCTACTTCGGACTGAGCGCTCAGCTTCTGGGCATCACCCAGATTCTGGTCTACACCGGCGCGATCATGGTGTTATTCCTCTTCGTGATCATGCTGCTCAACCTCGCAGGGGCGGGCGACATGAAGGAGAAGCTTGACGTCAAGCCTGCGCTGGCGGGCCTGATGGGGCTTGGGCTTCTCGGTCTCATTGGCAGCCAAGTAGTCCTGCCGCTCAACACCATCACGACGGTTCGCGCAAACGATGCCTTTGGTACGCCGCAAGCGATCGGCAAGACGCTATGGACGACTTACGCTTATCCTATCGAGCTAATTTCTATCCTGCTGCTAGTCGGCATCGTCGGGTCCATCGTGCTGGCCAAGAGGAGAGTCTAG
- the nuoK gene encoding NADH-quinone oxidoreductase subunit NuoK produces MGLGLFLFTTGCVGVIVRRNPVVVFMCIELMLNAVNLTFLAFARYSPTMLPGVGERPETWMTGQMMVIFVMAVAAAEVAVGLGIIMAIFRLRNEVDVDDMSVMRG; encoded by the coding sequence ATCGGCCTCGGCCTTTTTCTTTTCACAACCGGCTGCGTCGGGGTGATTGTTCGCCGGAATCCCGTGGTTGTCTTCATGTGCATTGAGCTTATGCTCAACGCGGTGAACCTCACATTCCTGGCCTTCGCGCGGTACTCCCCGACGATGTTGCCCGGCGTGGGCGAGCGGCCTGAGACTTGGATGACCGGCCAGATGATGGTGATCTTTGTGATGGCGGTTGCCGCTGCTGAAGTCGCGGTGGGCTTGGGGATCATCATGGCCATCTTCCGGCTCAGAAACGAAGTGGACGTTGACGATATGAGCGTGATGAGGGGTTGA